A window of uncultured Methanoregula sp. genomic DNA:
TTTGCCCGTGAACGGACCCAGTACCCCCTCCAATCCATAAACCGCGCGCATGTCCTCGGGCACGCCCGCCACCACCAGAAAGCCGCCGCCCGGAACCACCGTGCCCGCCGGGAAAGTGAACGCGATGTCCCCCCCGATTTGCCACCCGCTTATGTCCTCATAATAAGGCTGCGGGTTGTACAGCTCGACAAACTCGACGTTCTTCCCGTCCGTCCGGGTGGCCGGATGGTACATGATCTCGGTGATCGTCATCGCCGAACGCCGCGATGAAGGCCCCAAGGGCTCGATTTCCACCCGGACTGGTTCATTCACCGCGTTTTCCACCACGCTCAGGTCGCGGAACTCGGCCATGGTCGCGTTGGTGCTGTGACTCGTCACCGCCAGCCCCAGGTAACCGTTCGTCCCCAAAGCGAGCGTTTTCGTTCCCAAAAGACTCCACCGGTGGCCGTCGTATCCGGCGAAACCGCTCACCACCTCCCCTTCCCGGCGCAGCCGCAACCAGCCAAACGGCTGATTGGCCGGAAAATACCCCTGATTGGCCGCGTTGCCCCCGCTGCTGTCGCGCGCCTGGAACAGGCAGCCGGCGCCCGCCGGCGTGGTCATCACCGCCGCAAACGCGGCGCCCGCGGAACGTTCCGCCCGGAGCATCAGCCCGGCTTTGGCCCAAATATCCGAATTTTTCAACGCCGACACCCGCACCCGCACATCGAAATCGCCCGGTTCCGACACCGCCGCAAAATGAAATCCATCGCTCTTGAACCCGATGCCCCCACCTCCCGCGGTCACCGTGATGGCCTCCGTCGTCACCACCGTCGCGCCGGCCACGCTCGGCGTGCCCACGTCCCCCGCCGCCAAACCCGACGGATCGATCCCGGCCCCCAGGGCGAAGTTGGCCAAACCCAGCAGGAGGGCGCCGCTCAAGCGGGCGAATCCGGGGCGGCTCATAAAAGACGGATGCTGGTGAACAATGCTCATCATAGGTGAATGGTCTGGTTTTCGAGGGGAACCTGCGGCTTTTCGGGGTGGTCTGGTGAGAATGCCATCACGTCAACAAAGGGGGTGGTGATTCGGCGGCGCGGCCGCCGAGTCAGGCTCGCTAGACTCAACTGAGAAGGTCCTCATGCCCCTAACCTACAGGAGCACCGATTAAGATTACATTAAGATGTCACCGCTTTGTCACCTGGGCGTAACTTGCCGCCAATCCTCCGGCCTTTCGGTTATTCCCGGCGCCCCGCCGCCCGCCGGTTTCCGCGCCCGCCGATTTCGGCTCTCTTTGCCGCAACGCCCCTGGCACGCTCCGTGCTTCCCAATCGCGCGGGCCTGGGACGCCACCTTTGTCCAGGTCCGTGACGGATTCGGGAACCGGGCGCCGGATAATGAGACAGTCGCGGGCGCGCCGGGGGGTCTCGCATCCGCTCCCGCCGGGGCGGGGATGGGGGTGTGATGAGCATGCAAA
This region includes:
- a CDS encoding lamin tail domain-containing protein — translated: MMSIVHQHPSFMSRPGFARLSGALLLGLANFALGAGIDPSGLAAGDVGTPSVAGATVVTTEAITVTAGGGGIGFKSDGFHFAAVSEPGDFDVRVRVSALKNSDIWAKAGLMLRAERSAGAAFAAVMTTPAGAGCLFQARDSSGGNAANQGYFPANQPFGWLRLRREGEVVSGFAGYDGHRWSLLGTKTLALGTNGYLGLAVTSHSTNATMAEFRDLSVVENAVNEPVRVEIEPLGPSSRRSAMTITEIMYHPATRTDGKNVEFVELYNPQPYYEDISGWQIGGDIAFTFPAGTVVPGGGFLVVAGVPEDMRAVYGLEGVLGPFTGK